The sequence TTTTGAGATGTGCTACAAAACCGATACCACAAGCGTCATGCTCCAGTTCGGGAGTATATAAACCCTGAGCTGATTGCTCTTTATCCAACATAGGTAAATCCTTCCAATCTAATGTGACAAGGGGGAGTGATCCCGCGTCATTATTCCTTATAATTGTCTCTAAAAGGGCTAATATATGTGAAATTAGCCTGCTTCCATTCCGTCTCTCGCTGAAAAGTTCGCGAAAAAAACATTCCTTGGTCATTTCCAGTAGTTAGCTTCTGATTAATAGAATCTTATAAAGGCAGGAGCGGAATATGACCGACTATTCATCTAAAAACGGCATCTAAAATGAAGCGATATTAGGCAATAGTTGTAACTATCCTACAATTTTGTCTAGCTTAATTCCAACGAAAGTTTCAACAAAAGTGGATTTTTTATGAGCAAGTGTCTACAGCATCCAGTTAACATTTGTGTGTTTATATTTACACGCAAACCTTTGCGTCGTGATATAGCCTCAAATACCTGGATCGAAAAAAATGTGTAGAGATGATAGAATGCGCCGCTTATAAATGAAGGGATGTAATTTAGTTTCATGACAGGAGCGTCAGAATACAAAGTCATCATAGGTGAAGTTTCATGCAGTTACACGAGCTAGTTAACACTCTCGGACAAGATTTACAGCGTCGCTATGGCGAAAAAGTTCATAAATTAACTCTGCATGGTGGATTCAGTTGTCCTAACCGCGATGGCACTATCGGACGGGGTGGCTGTACTTTTTGTAATGTCTCTTCATTTGTTGATGAAACAACTCAAACTCAAGCCATTGAGGTTCAGTTAAGCGATCGCTCTAAAGAGATTGCTCGCGCTAAAAAATATTTTGCCTATTTTCAGGCCTACACCAATACCTTTGCTGAAGTACAAACGCTAAGAAAGATGTATGAAGAAGCGCTAGAGTCAGCCGATATCGTAGGGCTGTGTGTGGGCACTCGTCCCGACTGTGTTCCTGATGCGGTGATGGACTTGCTGGTGGAGTATAAAGAGAAAGGCTACGAAATCTGGTTAGAGCTGGGTTTGCAAACGGCTAATAATGACACCTTGAAGCGCATCAATCGTGGTCATGATTTTGCATGTTATGCCGAAATCACCAAGAAGGCGCGCGACAATGGCATCAAAGTATGTACGCATTTGATTGTGGGACTGCCAAAAGAAACCAAGCAAGATAATATCGAGACACTGCGCAAAGTATTAGATGTGGGTACTGACGGCATTAAATTACACAGTTTACATATTGTCGAAGGCAGCACTATGGCGAAAGCATGGAAAGCGGGCAAATTGGAATCTCTAGAGTTGGAAGAGTATGTCAGCATTGCTTCTGAACTGAT is a genomic window of Vibrio neonatus containing:
- a CDS encoding TIGR01212 family radical SAM protein (This family includes YhcC from E. coli K-12, an uncharacterized radical SAM protein.) yields the protein MQLHELVNTLGQDLQRRYGEKVHKLTLHGGFSCPNRDGTIGRGGCTFCNVSSFVDETTQTQAIEVQLSDRSKEIARAKKYFAYFQAYTNTFAEVQTLRKMYEEALESADIVGLCVGTRPDCVPDAVMDLLVEYKEKGYEIWLELGLQTANNDTLKRINRGHDFACYAEITKKARDNGIKVCTHLIVGLPKETKQDNIETLRKVLDVGTDGIKLHSLHIVEGSTMAKAWKAGKLESLELEEYVSIASELIRMTPPEVVYHRVSSAARRPTLLSPLWCENRWLAMTEIGRALDREGAQGSLLNQPFVFTQPLLKSAPMNK